A stretch of DNA from Candidatus Neomarinimicrobiota bacterium:
TGAACCTTCCGCCGCCGCTACGTTAGCCGGATTACGTAAATCCCTTGAGATCAAGGTGTTGACTAAAGATGAAAAGATAGTGCTTCTGCTGACAGGGCATGGCCTTAAAGCCCCGGATGCAGCCATCGGAACTATGAAAGCAACTCTGATAGAACCCGATATATCTGAAGTGCGAAAGAAAGAGCCGGTCTGAATTGTCTCCATATAAAGTAAAGCTTAATATAAACGGTATATCTTACACTAAAAGAGTGGTTAGTCGAAGGTTACTAATTGATTTTATTCGCGAAGATCTACATCTTACGGGGACCAAAGAAGCTTGCGGCGAAGGGGAATGCGGCTCCTGCACGGTTATTATGAACGGCGAGGCGGTTAACTCGTGTCTGATTTTGGCGGTAGAGGCAGATGGAGCGGATATCACGACCATAGAGGGATTGGAGATCAACGGTAATCTTGACTCGATCCAGCAGGGATTCGTAGATGAGCATGGTGTGCAATGCGGTTTTTGTATTCCGGGGTTCATAATGACAGCTCGGGCTGCTATTGACGCGAAACCCGGGATGAAAAAGTCGGAGATTCCGGCTGCTGTTGCAGGAAATCTATGTCGATGCACCGGATATACGAAAATCTTCAAGTCGATTGAAAAAGCGCTCAAATTAGAGAAAAAAAGTTGAATTACATTAAGATGAAAAATAAACGGGAATTGCTTCAACTGCTCGCAAAGCCTTCATATAAGAAGGTGAACAGCTTTATTCTCGCGGGAGGTACGGATCTTATAGTCAGCATGGAGCATTTCGGACTCGATCCGGATCTGCTTGTGGACGCAAAAGGGATAAAATCGTTGAGCGGAATAGGTAAATCGGGAAACAGGGTGCGTATCGGTTCTTTCACAACGGTTACGGAATTACTTCATTCGGATTTAATTGCGGAAGCCGCGCCGCTGTTGCGTGAGGCGGCGGCAGCATTTGCCGCCGATCAGATTCGCAATCGTTCCACGATAGGCGGAAATATTTGTAATGCTTCGCCCGCAGGCGATCTGATCCCTCCGCTTTACGCCCTTGAAGCGAAGCTCAAACTTGAATCGTCCAAAGGAAGCAGAACACTGAGCATAGAGAATTTTTTTAAAGGACCCGGAAAAACGGTGTTGAAACCGAACGAATTATTGAGTGAAATCTCGTTCAGCGCTGTTCCTTCCAGCAGGTAGAGTCTGTTTTATAAATTAGGCCAGCGCGAATCGATGGCGATAGCGGTTGTATCGATCGCAACTGTGTTTGATTTAGAAAAAGAAAAATATAAAAATGTAAGGATCGGACTGGGCGCGGTGGCGCCTACTGTTATCAGAGCGTACAGGACAGAAAAATTCCTCGAAGGGAAGGTAGCGAGTGAAGAAAACGCTGAAGAAGCCGGAAAGATAGCCTCAGAGGAATCTTCTCCGATTTCAGACGTGCGGGGCAGCGCTGAATACAGACGGTTAATGATTGAACGTCTTGCCAAAGAATTATTATTGAATCGAAAGTAAAAACCTTATAAGTATATAAATAACAACAACATAATACCATTTTTATGAAGAATTTTTCCATCTTGACGCAAATCACGGCAAATGTGGTTATAATTGACCCTCGTCACGAATTGAACAAATTCGTGTCCCTCGTCACGTCTTACACGCATATTGAAGTTAGCTTTTTCGTATGAATTTGAAAAATATGAATATGGTGAGTCTCTGGTTAGCGTTCGCGGCTGCGTTCTGGATAATCGATGCAGTAGTGGACGCGGTGGTGTTCAATGAAGGCTCGATATTCAATCAGATTTTCCAGCCCGGAACTGACGATATTATTCTAAGGTTGATAATTGCGCTGATATTTATCCTGATAGGAGGATACACTCAGGGGAGTAAGTCTGAGACCAAAGATTATTCAACCGGTACCACAGAAGAGATGCAAATTCTCCAGAATATAATCGACAACCTTCCCCATCTGATATTCTGGAAGAACACGGACTTGATATTTCTTGGCTGTAACAAGAAGTTCGCAAATGAATTAGGATTACGTAGTCCTGCTGAAATTATCGGTAAGTCCGACTTCGAGCTGTTATCGAACCCGAAGGATGCTGAAATATTCAGAGAAAACGACCGGAAAGTTCTCGATACGGGAATTCCGGAGATCCATACGAGTTCGAGAGAAATTAACTCAGAAGGAGACGAGATCTGGCTCGAGATAAACAGAATGCCTCTTTACGACGCAAAGGGAAAGATAATCGGGGTATTGGGCACCAGCGAAGATATTACGTACCGAAAGAAAGCCGAAAAGGAAAACTTGAAGCTATCGCAAACATTAAGCGACCGTGTTAAGGAACTCACGTCTCTTTATGCTATCGACAGGGCTATTGAGAGCGGTCATGACCTATCTGTTATTTTGGACGAAATCAGCGATATAATCGTAAGCGCTCTCCGGTATCCGGAAAAAGCATGGCTCAGAATTACGATAAAAGACCGAATTCACAACGTAAATAAGGAATTTATCGATGAGTCCTCATTCATCTCCGGGGAATTAAAAGTTCACGGTGAACCGGTAGGTTCCGTCGACGTCGGGTACAAAGACGGCATCAAGAACTCGACAGAAGAGATCGATCTTGTGACCGCAGTATCAGGGAGAGTCGGCAGGCTTATTGAAAGATTGGACCTTCAGGATAAGATGATAGAAAAAGAAAGGTATGAATCAACTCAAAAATTGGCAGCGGCAGTTGCTCACGAGATAAGTCAACCTCTTCAATCTCTTACGATAATTTCGGATCTTGCCAAGAGCAACTGGGGAGAGAACACCCATCTTTTAGATGGCATTCCCGAGCAGCTCAAAAGGATTTCCTTACTGGTTGAAAAAATGCTGAACCTCACCACTGTGGAAACTATGGATTACGCCGGAGGGGTGGAGATAGTCGATATTCTGAAATCGGGAGGCGGATCAGCGCCGAAGAGCAGAAAAGTGCTGGTTATTGATGATAATGACGCTGTCCTGAACCTTCTCGTCGAGGTGATACAAAAGCAAGGCTATGAAGTCGAATCGGCATCTACAGGGGAGAATGGTCTAAGCCTTATCAAGGAAAACAGTTACGGTTTGATATTGTGCGACATTAAACTGCCTGATATAAACGGATTTGAGATATTTGAGCAAGTAATTGAAGATTTAGAAGATAGCGCGTTCACGTTTATGTCAGGCTACATTGTAGGTGAGGATAATATTGAACTGATCAACAAATCAAACGGATTTATGAAAAAACCGTTTACGGTTGAGGAAGTACAGAATTTACTCGACCGTGTTTTTGAGAATAAAGATTAACATCATTCACGAATCTATCGAACCAACTTCAGGCGTGTTCGTTTAAATATGAGTTGCCATTCTTAAGGGCTGCGATTATTTTTGCACCGCAATCGGCGGGGTAGCTCAGTTGGTAAGAGCGACGGACTCATAACCCGTAGGTCGGCGGTTCGATTCCGCCCCCCGCTACTCAGGCTATATTCTTGGCAGTTTATATTTTGTTAAGTATATTTCACGCCTATTTGAACAAGATGGAAGTGTGGGAGGAGTAATGTCAATGTTCTTGAAAAAACAATTAATCGAAGGAGGAATCCATGGATAAATCAGTAGTTCAAAAACTCATTATATTGCTATTTCTGGCATTCTTACCGTTTTCTGCATATAGTAATGATGACCATCCTGCAGCTCCGGGAGCTAACAAATTGATAGGTATCTGGAAGCTCTATGAAACCACCACTTTTTATGGGTCGCTAACAGACCCCGATTCTTCGAACGTGACTACCCTCAGCAGTGATTTCAATTTTACCCTTACTATAAAAGATGATAACACGTGGAGTATAGATTTCGTTTCCTTTGGTGAAACAGAAAGTAGTTCGGGAACATGGTCGAGTAGTGGAAATACAATCACTATCAAAGAGGAGGGTGAACCGGAGGAGTCATCTGATTACTCTATATCGGGTAATAAGCTTACTGTAACAAGCAGTGAGACAATAGATGGTTTCACAACTATTGAAGTAAGTGTGTTTATTCGACAATAATTCTCTTTGAATATATTTGTGCTTGTTTTGATGCAAAAGTTGTTAAAATAGATTAATTATAACATCAGTTTTAGGAAGTTTTTCGACACCTATTTATTCCTGAGTTGGATGTTGCAATTAATCTACATATCTCATCGAAGATGAGATTATTTTTCTAATTCTGACCTTTTAAAGTCTGATTAACCTTAATTGTTGTAAATTAGAGGTTTAGGGTTATATTTATCTTCCTTAAAGTTTATAATAATTGAATAATGTGCGCAAGTATTATTTATTATCAGAACAATATAATATTACTTGTTTATAAGATATATATTTAGTAATATAAACGTGCAGAATCTTAAGGCAGGATATCTCGCAGGAAAAGGAATCTCAGTGATCATGTTTGTGAGAGTAAAAAAAACCGAAAAGCATGAATATCTCCAAATCGTCGAGAATACCAGAGTAGGTAAAAATACTCGACAGCGTGTATTATTCTCGCTCGGTCGGATCGATCAACCAAGAACTAAGGAAAGGATACAAAGGTTGCTTGATTCGCTGAACGGAGGACTTAAAAAGCTTAAAAATTAGCTCTTTTAATTCAGGGCTAAGTTCTATCACTCCGATATTAATTCAAATATTCGGACGATTCATTGCATTCTCAAAATAGTTAGTTGCTTATTTAGCTCTGACTAACTAATATTTTCAACGTAAAGGCATAACGTGATATATGATTATGAAAGCTTTCTACATAATAGCGCTGTTCTCATTGATCACTTCGATTGATTCGTGTAACGCTAAAAACGGCAAATCGACCGGTGAGCTGTCGATAATATTTACCGGGAACGTCAACGGCGAGATAGAACCGTGCGGC
This window harbors:
- a CDS encoding PAS domain-containing protein; protein product: MNLKNMNMVSLWLAFAAAFWIIDAVVDAVVFNEGSIFNQIFQPGTDDIILRLIIALIFILIGGYTQGSKSETKDYSTGTTEEMQILQNIIDNLPHLIFWKNTDLIFLGCNKKFANELGLRSPAEIIGKSDFELLSNPKDAEIFRENDRKVLDTGIPEIHTSSREINSEGDEIWLEINRMPLYDAKGKIIGVLGTSEDITYRKKAEKENLKLSQTLSDRVKELTSLYAIDRAIESGHDLSVILDEISDIIVSALRYPEKAWLRITIKDRIHNVNKEFIDESSFISGELKVHGEPVGSVDVGYKDGIKNSTEEIDLVTAVSGRVGRLIERLDLQDKMIEKERYESTQKLAAAVAHEISQPLQSLTIISDLAKSNWGENTHLLDGIPEQLKRISLLVEKMLNLTTVETMDYAGGVEIVDILKSGGGSAPKSRKVLVIDDNDAVLNLLVEVIQKQGYEVESASTGENGLSLIKENSYGLILCDIKLPDINGFEIFEQVIEDLEDSAFTFMSGYIVGEDNIELINKSNGFMKKPFTVEEVQNLLDRVFENKD
- a CDS encoding lipocalin family protein, whose translation is MDKSVVQKLIILLFLAFLPFSAYSNDDHPAAPGANKLIGIWKLYETTTFYGSLTDPDSSNVTTLSSDFNFTLTIKDDNTWSIDFVSFGETESSSGTWSSSGNTITIKEEGEPEESSDYSISGNKLTVTSSETIDGFTTIEVSVFIRQ
- a CDS encoding FAD binding domain-containing protein, translated to MKNKRELLQLLAKPSYKKVNSFILAGGTDLIVSMEHFGLDPDLLVDAKGIKSLSGIGKSGNRVRIGSFTTVTELLHSDLIAEAAPLLREAAAAFAADQIRNRSTIGGNICNASPAGDLIPPLYALEAKLKLESSKGSRTLSIENFFKGPGKTVLKPNELLSEISFSAVPSSR
- a CDS encoding (2Fe-2S)-binding protein, giving the protein MKCERKSRSELSPYKVKLNINGISYTKRVVSRRLLIDFIREDLHLTGTKEACGEGECGSCTVIMNGEAVNSCLILAVEADGADITTIEGLEINGNLDSIQQGFVDEHGVQCGFCIPGFIMTARAAIDAKPGMKKSEIPAAVAGNLCRCTGYTKIFKSIEKALKLEKKS